From the Shewanella amazonensis SB2B genome, one window contains:
- a CDS encoding class III signal peptide-containing protein: protein MRQKFARGQSSLEYLLVCGALIAALLVPINPDTDGRNVMEICRDALKTWYTAFAHAKSQPPLPF from the coding sequence GTGAGACAGAAGTTTGCCCGGGGCCAATCGTCACTCGAGTACCTGTTGGTGTGTGGGGCACTGATTGCGGCACTTTTGGTGCCCATTAATCCGGATACAGACGGACGCAACGTAATGGAAATTTGCAGGGATGCGTTGAAGACCTGGTACACGGCTTTTGCCCACGCAAAGTCTCAGCCGCCACTGCCGTTTTAA